One part of the Oceanihabitans sp. IOP_32 genome encodes these proteins:
- a CDS encoding DUF3298 and DUF4163 domain-containing protein — protein MFKTKFVIIACLFALLFNCEDDATLHFSETNITSANNTIVEVNIPLVIENNAIAKSINGLISNHVAEVLQIGQQHSSTATIEESIENFNAEYQSFVNEFPNSLQEWEAQIDGEVIFKTPEIISIAVTSYTNTGGAHGVLNISFLNFNAATGTLLNNSDLFVDIDGFKNLAKKHLQLALEDEDPLFDDASFVLPKNIAYSDDGLILLYNNSEIKSYTEGILEFNIPFEEAAPYLVVIPI, from the coding sequence ATGTTTAAAACTAAATTCGTAATAATTGCTTGCCTTTTTGCATTGCTTTTTAACTGTGAAGATGATGCGACACTTCACTTTTCTGAAACAAATATAACCTCAGCAAATAATACCATTGTTGAAGTTAACATCCCATTAGTAATTGAGAATAACGCCATTGCAAAATCTATTAATGGGTTAATTTCTAATCATGTTGCCGAAGTGCTACAGATTGGACAACAACACAGTTCTACCGCAACTATTGAGGAATCTATTGAGAATTTTAATGCCGAATACCAATCTTTTGTAAATGAATTTCCTAACAGTTTACAAGAATGGGAAGCCCAAATTGATGGTGAAGTTATTTTTAAAACACCAGAAATTATAAGTATTGCCGTAACATCGTACACCAATACAGGTGGGGCACATGGCGTTTTAAATATTTCATTCTTAAATTTTAACGCCGCAACAGGGACGTTATTAAATAACAGCGATTTATTTGTAGATATTGATGGCTTTAAAAATCTAGCCAAAAAACATCTTCAATTGGCTTTAGAAGATGAAGATCCTCTTTTTGATGATGCCAGTTTTGTGCTACCCAAAAATATAGCCTACAGTGACGATGGTTTAATTCTACTCTATAACAACTCTGAAATAAAATCTTATACCGAAGGTATACTTGAGTTTAATATCCCGTTTGAAGAGGCCGCACCTTATTTAGTTGTTATACCAATTTAA
- a CDS encoding DinB family protein → MNFTFDLIKNIRKILKDTVESTTLEDLNKIPKGFNNNIIWNIGHIVVIEQLLTYKLSGLKPVLSDQMIDKYKKGTKPEGQTTEEEVREIKQLLISTLESTKKDYAKGHFKDFNSYTVSTTGNTLNNIDEALQFVLVHDAIHYGCVLALLKAVNTKLTL, encoded by the coding sequence ATGAATTTTACATTTGATCTTATTAAAAATATACGCAAAATCTTAAAGGATACTGTTGAGTCTACTACCTTAGAAGACTTAAATAAAATACCTAAAGGTTTTAATAATAATATAATCTGGAATATTGGGCATATTGTGGTTATTGAACAGTTATTAACCTATAAGTTATCGGGCTTAAAGCCAGTATTATCAGACCAAATGATCGATAAATATAAAAAAGGGACTAAACCAGAAGGTCAAACCACAGAAGAAGAAGTGCGTGAGATAAAGCAGCTGCTAATCTCTACGCTCGAGAGTACAAAAAAAGATTACGCAAAAGGTCATTTTAAAGATTTTAACAGCTACACGGTTTCTACAACTGGAAACACATTAAACAATATTGACGAGGCTTTACAGTTTGTGTTGGTTCACGATGCGATTCACTATGGCTGCGTTTTAGCCCTGTTAAAGGCTGTTAATACCAAGTTAACTTTGTAA
- a CDS encoding arsenate reductase family protein, whose product MKKVYYLKTCSTCIRILKDLNLSSNFTLQDIKTENITTTQLEDMKVLAGSYEALFNKRAKLYKELDLKNKPLEENDYKDYILEHYTFLKRPVIIADDCIFIGNSKKVVEAAKVKLS is encoded by the coding sequence ATGAAAAAAGTATACTATTTAAAAACTTGCAGCACCTGTATCAGAATATTAAAGGATTTAAATTTATCTTCAAATTTTACTCTACAAGATATTAAAACCGAGAATATCACGACGACGCAATTAGAAGACATGAAAGTACTTGCAGGCAGCTACGAAGCGCTTTTTAATAAACGCGCTAAACTATACAAGGAACTCGACTTAAAAAATAAACCTCTTGAAGAAAACGACTATAAAGATTATATTTTAGAGCATTACACATTTTTAAAACGACCTGTAATTATTGCCGATGATTGTATTTTTATAGGGAATTCTAAAAAGGTAGTTGAAGCCGCTAAAGTTAAACTCTCTTAA
- a CDS encoding YtxH domain-containing protein: MSNNGNTVLGILAGTAIGATLGILFAPDKGSNTRQRISDEAQLAKQKLADKATDLKDQMVSAASEKKETLEEQVDSLISNASYKADDIITTLEKKLKDLKEKNKRLQKTS, encoded by the coding sequence ATGAGTAATAACGGAAACACAGTTTTAGGTATTTTAGCAGGAACAGCAATTGGGGCAACATTAGGAATTCTATTCGCACCCGATAAAGGAAGCAATACCAGACAGCGCATTAGTGACGAAGCGCAATTAGCCAAACAAAAACTTGCTGATAAAGCTACAGATTTAAAAGACCAAATGGTCTCTGCGGCATCAGAAAAAAAAGAAACGCTTGAAGAGCAGGTAGATTCTTTAATTTCAAACGCAAGTTATAAGGCCGATGATATTATTACAACTTTAGAGAAAAAACTAAAGGACTTAAAAGAGAAAAATAAAAGATTACAAAAAACATCATAA
- the rseP gene encoding RIP metalloprotease RseP encodes MEFVIKISQFLLSLSLLIVLHELGHFIPAKLFKTRVEKFYLFFDVKFSLFKKKIGDTVYGIGWLPLGGYVKIAGMIDESMDTEQMAKEPQPWEFRSKPAWQRLIIMLGGVTVNFLLAIFIYIGMSYFYGDNFLPNNNIKDGVLIESTVANNAGLLTGDKILAVDGNSIENFSEISEKVLFGKQVTVERDGEQVSITLPEDFLAQLIDANESRFISLRQPFVVVQVPDTSANKLSGLKKGDVIVGLNDFKTKYADEVILGLEKYSGQNVSATVLRDGQETKLPLSISEDGKLGLVYAPASTPKTLEALGYYKFETKKYGFFESFPVGLTKAKDKLSSYWDQLSAIFSPSTGAYKGVGGFKAIFDIFPNVWNWQYFWNITAFLSIMLGVINLLPIPALDGGHVVFLLYEIISGRKPGDKFMEYAQVVGFVILIALMLFANGNDIYKAIFK; translated from the coding sequence ATGGAGTTTGTTATTAAAATATCTCAATTTTTATTGAGCCTTTCTTTATTAATTGTTTTGCATGAATTGGGTCATTTTATTCCTGCAAAGCTTTTTAAAACTAGAGTAGAAAAATTTTATTTATTTTTTGATGTTAAGTTTTCTTTGTTCAAAAAGAAAATTGGAGATACCGTTTACGGCATTGGCTGGTTGCCTCTAGGAGGTTATGTTAAAATTGCTGGTATGATTGATGAGAGCATGGATACCGAGCAAATGGCTAAAGAGCCACAGCCTTGGGAATTCCGTTCTAAACCAGCTTGGCAGCGTTTAATTATCATGCTTGGCGGTGTTACAGTTAACTTTTTATTAGCCATATTCATTTATATTGGGATGAGTTATTTTTATGGCGATAATTTTTTGCCTAATAACAATATTAAGGATGGGGTATTAATTGAGAGTACAGTTGCTAACAACGCTGGACTTTTAACTGGTGATAAAATTTTGGCTGTTGATGGAAATTCCATAGAGAATTTTTCTGAAATTTCTGAAAAAGTGCTTTTTGGTAAACAAGTTACGGTTGAAAGGGACGGAGAACAAGTTAGCATAACCTTACCTGAAGATTTTTTAGCACAATTAATAGATGCTAACGAGAGCCGATTTATAAGTTTAAGACAACCCTTTGTGGTTGTTCAAGTTCCAGACACCTCTGCAAATAAATTAAGTGGACTTAAAAAGGGCGATGTTATCGTTGGGCTTAACGACTTTAAAACTAAATATGCCGATGAGGTGATACTCGGTTTGGAAAAATATAGCGGACAAAACGTTTCTGCCACTGTTTTAAGAGATGGACAAGAAACTAAGTTGCCTTTATCTATTAGCGAGGATGGAAAGTTAGGTCTAGTATATGCACCAGCATCTACCCCTAAGACTTTAGAAGCTTTAGGATATTATAAATTTGAAACTAAGAAATACGGGTTTTTTGAATCTTTCCCAGTTGGCCTAACAAAAGCTAAAGATAAATTGTCGTCTTACTGGGATCAGCTAAGCGCTATATTCTCTCCTAGTACTGGTGCTTATAAGGGTGTTGGTGGTTTTAAAGCCATTTTTGATATTTTCCCTAACGTTTGGAATTGGCAATATTTTTGGAATATTACAGCTTTTCTATCCATCATGCTAGGAGTTATAAACCTATTGCCCATTCCAGCTTTAGATGGCGGTCATGTCGTGTTCTTATTATATGAAATAATTTCTGGAAGAAAACCAGGAGATAAATTTATGGAATATGCACAGGTGGTGGGATTTGTTATCTTAATCGCTTTGATGCTATTTGCGAATGGGAATGATATTTATAAAGCAATTTTTAAATAA
- a CDS encoding SCO family protein, translating into MLSFFKDYKGFAIVFGVISLIILIIIYNTLNVYQPLPIYQPAMVSTELVDSTIQHKKKYHKIANFKLINQNGETITQDHYKDKIYIADFFFTTCLTICPIMTDHMVLIQEEIKNDDEVMLLSHTVTPEIDTVAQLKRYAKSKGVIDAKWNLVTGDKKQIYQLARKSYLAVLDDGSADEFDMIHTENFMLIDKKRKIRGFYDGTDREEIERLLEDLKILKEEYTK; encoded by the coding sequence ATGCTTTCATTTTTTAAAGACTACAAAGGGTTTGCAATTGTTTTTGGTGTTATTTCATTAATAATATTAATTATAATTTACAATACCTTAAATGTGTACCAACCGCTGCCAATTTATCAACCTGCAATGGTGAGCACAGAGTTGGTAGACAGCACGATTCAGCATAAAAAAAAATATCATAAAATAGCTAATTTTAAACTTATCAATCAAAATGGAGAAACCATAACCCAAGACCATTACAAGGATAAAATTTATATTGCCGATTTCTTTTTTACCACCTGCCTTACCATTTGCCCGATCATGACAGACCATATGGTGTTAATACAAGAAGAAATTAAAAATGATGATGAAGTTATGCTACTTTCGCATACCGTAACTCCAGAAATTGATACCGTTGCACAGCTAAAACGATATGCCAAATCTAAAGGCGTCATTGATGCGAAATGGAATTTAGTGACTGGCGATAAAAAACAAATTTATCAACTTGCCAGAAAAAGCTATTTAGCGGTTTTAGATGATGGCAGCGCAGATGAATTCGATATGATTCATACCGAAAACTTTATGCTTATTGATAAAAAAAGAAAAATTCGCGGGTTTTATGATGGTACAGACAGAGAGGAAATAGAACGTTTATTAGAGGATTTAAAAATTCTCAAAGAAGAGTACACCAAATAG
- a CDS encoding ferrous iron transport protein A, with protein MQHTIADLKRGERGIITDVSSVHIPLKLLEMGCLPGNPVQLLQLAPFQDPMYLNINGTHLAIRKETAIHILIDKVAHE; from the coding sequence TTGCAGCATACAATAGCCGATTTAAAACGTGGAGAACGTGGCATTATTACCGATGTTTCATCTGTACATATTCCTTTAAAACTTTTAGAAATGGGATGTTTACCAGGAAATCCTGTACAACTATTACAGCTCGCTCCTTTTCAAGACCCGATGTATTTAAATATAAATGGTACGCATCTAGCGATAAGAAAAGAGACTGCTATTCACATCTTAATAGACAAAGTAGCACATGAGTAA
- the feoB gene encoding ferrous iron transport protein B: MSKQINVALIGNPNTGKTSVFNALTGLNQKVGNYPGITVEKKEGICKLPRGVKAHILDLPGTYSLNASSLDENVVIELLLNKNDKDFPDVAVVVADVENLKRNLLLFTQIKDLEIPTILVINMSDRMHYKGISLDIEYLEKQLQTKIALVSTRKNEGINDLKELIANYKSIPVSSCIDANDIDAAYFENLRKAFPNQLLYKLWLVITQDVNFGTINRNEFDDVADFKTKSKSDLKRLQQKETIKRYQFINQVLKEGQIIDASKAKDLRTKFDRILTHKFWGYFIFLLILLLIFQAIYDWSSIPMDFIDSTFASLSEWTKNSLPEGTFTNLLAEGIIPGLGGVVIFIPQIAFLFLFIAILEESGYMSRVVFLMDKVMRRFGLSGKSVVPLISGTACAIPAIMATRNISSWKERLITILVTPFTTCAARLPVYLIIIALIIPEGRFLGVISYQALTLMLLYLIGFGAAVGSAYILNKILNIKSKTFFVVEMPNYKLPLIKNVGLTVVEKTKAFVFGAGKIILAISIILWFLASYGPGEEFNNAETIVKTEYAAQNLSEDELEEQIASYKLEHSFIGITGRAIEPAIRPLGYDWKIGIAIVSSFAAREVFVGTLATIYSVGSDEEETIKNRMAGEVNPILGGPLFNFASGISLLLFYAFAMQCMSTLAIVKKETNSWKWPMWQLVIMSAFAYVVALIAFQLLK; this comes from the coding sequence ATGAGTAAGCAAATTAATGTAGCCCTTATAGGAAACCCCAATACGGGAAAAACATCCGTATTTAATGCCCTTACTGGTCTAAACCAAAAAGTTGGCAACTACCCTGGTATTACGGTCGAAAAAAAAGAAGGCATCTGTAAATTACCACGTGGCGTTAAAGCCCACATTCTTGATTTACCGGGTACCTATAGCTTAAATGCCTCTTCGTTAGACGAGAATGTAGTAATCGAACTCCTACTTAATAAAAACGACAAAGATTTCCCAGATGTAGCCGTGGTTGTTGCCGATGTAGAAAACCTTAAAAGAAACCTTCTGCTTTTTACGCAAATAAAGGATTTAGAGATCCCTACCATACTAGTCATTAATATGAGTGACCGTATGCACTACAAAGGCATTTCGTTAGATATTGAATATTTAGAAAAACAACTACAAACTAAAATTGCCTTAGTAAGTACACGTAAAAATGAAGGGATAAATGATTTAAAAGAACTCATAGCGAATTACAAAAGCATTCCTGTTTCGTCTTGCATAGACGCTAATGATATTGATGCTGCGTATTTTGAAAATTTACGTAAAGCCTTTCCAAATCAGTTACTTTACAAGCTTTGGCTTGTTATTACCCAAGATGTAAACTTTGGAACCATTAACAGAAATGAATTTGATGACGTAGCCGATTTTAAAACCAAAAGCAAAAGCGACCTAAAACGATTACAGCAAAAAGAAACCATAAAGCGCTATCAGTTTATTAACCAAGTGCTTAAAGAAGGACAAATTATTGATGCTTCTAAAGCAAAAGATTTACGCACAAAATTTGACAGAATACTAACGCATAAGTTTTGGGGGTACTTCATATTTTTGCTCATATTGCTTCTTATTTTTCAAGCTATTTACGATTGGTCAAGCATCCCTATGGATTTTATCGACAGTACGTTTGCTTCTTTAAGTGAATGGACTAAAAATAGCTTACCCGAGGGTACTTTTACAAATTTACTTGCCGAAGGTATTATACCTGGTCTTGGTGGCGTCGTGATTTTTATCCCGCAAATTGCTTTCTTATTCCTGTTTATAGCCATACTTGAAGAGAGTGGCTATATGAGTCGTGTAGTCTTTTTAATGGATAAAGTCATGCGGCGTTTTGGCTTAAGTGGAAAAAGTGTGGTGCCTTTAATTTCTGGTACCGCTTGTGCCATTCCAGCCATTATGGCGACACGTAATATTAGCAGCTGGAAAGAACGCTTAATTACCATTTTAGTCACGCCGTTTACAACTTGTGCAGCACGTTTACCGGTATATTTAATAATAATTGCGCTAATTATTCCCGAAGGTCGGTTTTTAGGAGTAATAAGTTACCAAGCTTTAACATTAATGCTGTTATACCTTATTGGTTTTGGGGCTGCAGTGGGTTCGGCTTATATTTTGAATAAAATTTTAAACATAAAAAGCAAAACGTTTTTTGTTGTTGAAATGCCAAATTATAAACTCCCCCTAATTAAAAACGTAGGGTTAACCGTTGTTGAAAAAACAAAGGCCTTCGTTTTTGGCGCTGGTAAAATTATTCTTGCTATATCTATCATACTCTGGTTTCTGGCTTCTTATGGCCCTGGTGAAGAATTCAATAATGCAGAAACCATTGTAAAAACCGAATATGCTGCTCAAAATTTAAGCGAAGACGAATTAGAAGAACAAATCGCTTCTTATAAGTTGGAACATTCCTTTATTGGTATTACAGGAAGAGCCATAGAGCCCGCCATAAGGCCTTTAGGTTACGATTGGAAAATTGGTATTGCGATTGTAAGTAGTTTTGCTGCACGAGAAGTGTTTGTGGGCACGCTTGCTACCATTTATAGCGTAGGAAGCGATGAAGAAGAAACCATTAAAAACCGTATGGCAGGCGAGGTAAACCCCATTTTAGGTGGGCCCTTATTTAATTTTGCCTCTGGTATTTCATTACTGTTATTTTATGCTTTTGCCATGCAATGTATGAGTACACTAGCCATTGTTAAAAAGGAAACTAACAGCTGGAAATGGCCCATGTGGCAACTGGTTATTATGAGTGCTTTTGCTTATGTGGTGGCATTAATAGCATTTCAGCTTCTAAAATAA
- a CDS encoding FeoB-associated Cys-rich membrane protein has product MNTIIQNILAFTVLAFAIVFLVKKFVWKPKKKSVKACGGDGGCGCS; this is encoded by the coding sequence ATGAATACTATTATACAAAACATATTGGCCTTTACTGTTCTTGCTTTTGCTATCGTTTTCTTAGTAAAAAAGTTTGTGTGGAAACCCAAGAAAAAATCGGTTAAAGCCTGCGGAGGTGATGGCGGTTGTGGGTGTAGTTGA
- a CDS encoding S9 family peptidase — MYRLFYVVLLALSFQFSFSQIEKTPFQALDVFELEWASDPQISPNGTQIVYKRNGFDIMTDEPKGNLWIINADGTSHRKLTTREVNESQPRWSPSGDRIAFTSTTEAGSELYMYWVNTGQIAKLSQLEKSPASLTWSPDGKHLAFTMFVPQEAPVIIKMPAKPKGANWAKPVRITDRLKHEADGRGYLEPGFTHIFTMPADGGTPRQITSGNFNHSGNFSFAPNGQTIYFSGNRSDNWEYEFRNSEVYKVDVNTRAITALTTQNGPDYSPKVSPDGKTIAFLSYEDKMQAFQTTKLNIMNVDGSKRRVLSTNLDRSVNNISWDSSGKGLYFTYDDKGNSKVAYISNSGKITKHADNMGGTTLGRPYASGSYSVSKNGVIAFTQSTPDYPADLAVIQNKKVANRITRLNDDVLAFRTLGTTEEVWYKSSFDGRDLQGWIVKPPFYDPSKKYPLLVENHGGPILNYGDRFTAEIQLYAADGYVVFYPNPRGSTSYGEEFANLLYHNYPGEDYIDVMDGVDYLVEKGIVDNNKLYVTGGSAGGIMTTWMIGKNNRFKAAVVTKPVINWISKTLVADNYYAYADTRLPGQPWENFETYWKFSPISLVGNIETPTMLMVGMEDLRTPPSEAKQLYHALKLRKIETVLVEIPGAAHGIARKPSNLISKVAHTLAWINRYND; from the coding sequence ATGTATCGGTTATTTTATGTAGTACTCTTGGCTTTAAGCTTCCAATTTTCTTTCTCTCAAATAGAAAAAACGCCATTTCAAGCTTTAGATGTTTTTGAATTGGAATGGGCATCAGATCCTCAAATTTCACCTAACGGAACACAAATTGTGTACAAAAGAAACGGTTTTGATATTATGACGGATGAACCTAAGGGCAACCTGTGGATTATAAATGCTGATGGCACATCTCACCGTAAATTAACCACCAGAGAGGTTAACGAATCGCAGCCACGATGGTCGCCAAGTGGCGATAGAATTGCGTTTACAAGTACGACTGAAGCAGGATCAGAATTATACATGTATTGGGTAAATACAGGGCAAATTGCAAAGCTGTCTCAATTAGAAAAATCTCCAGCTTCATTAACCTGGTCGCCAGATGGAAAACACTTGGCATTTACCATGTTTGTACCGCAAGAAGCTCCAGTAATTATAAAAATGCCCGCAAAACCTAAAGGTGCAAATTGGGCAAAACCGGTTAGAATAACAGACCGATTAAAGCATGAAGCCGATGGGAGAGGGTATCTAGAACCGGGATTTACCCATATTTTCACTATGCCAGCAGACGGCGGAACACCTAGACAAATCACCTCTGGCAATTTTAACCATAGCGGAAACTTTTCGTTTGCTCCAAACGGACAAACCATTTATTTTTCTGGCAATAGAAGCGATAATTGGGAATACGAGTTTAGAAACAGCGAAGTGTATAAAGTCGATGTAAATACAAGAGCAATTACCGCGCTTACCACTCAAAACGGGCCAGATTACTCACCTAAAGTTTCACCCGACGGAAAAACCATTGCTTTTTTATCTTACGAAGACAAAATGCAAGCCTTTCAAACCACAAAATTGAATATCATGAATGTTGATGGTAGTAAAAGACGTGTTTTATCCACCAATCTAGATCGTAGTGTGAACAATATTTCTTGGGACAGCTCCGGAAAAGGCTTATATTTTACTTATGATGATAAAGGGAATTCTAAAGTGGCCTATATTTCTAATTCAGGAAAAATAACAAAGCATGCCGATAATATGGGTGGCACCACACTGGGGCGTCCTTATGCATCGGGATCGTATTCGGTGTCTAAAAATGGCGTTATTGCGTTTACACAATCTACACCAGATTATCCTGCGGATTTAGCTGTTATTCAGAATAAAAAAGTCGCTAATCGCATAACCCGTTTAAATGATGATGTTTTAGCCTTTAGAACCTTAGGAACAACCGAAGAAGTTTGGTATAAATCGTCTTTCGACGGTCGAGATCTTCAAGGCTGGATTGTAAAACCACCGTTTTACGACCCCTCAAAAAAATATCCTTTATTGGTTGAAAATCATGGTGGCCCTATTTTAAACTATGGCGACCGCTTTACGGCAGAAATTCAATTATACGCTGCCGATGGTTATGTGGTATTCTACCCAAACCCACGTGGAAGTACGAGTTACGGCGAAGAATTTGCAAATTTATTATACCATAACTACCCAGGCGAAGATTATATAGATGTGATGGATGGCGTAGATTATTTAGTTGAAAAAGGCATCGTAGATAATAACAAACTTTATGTTACTGGCGGTAGCGCAGGTGGCATAATGACCACTTGGATGATTGGCAAAAACAACCGCTTTAAAGCTGCCGTAGTTACAAAACCCGTTATAAATTGGATTAGTAAAACATTGGTTGCCGATAATTATTATGCTTATGCCGACACGCGTCTACCTGGGCAACCTTGGGAGAATTTTGAAACCTATTGGAAGTTTTCGCCAATATCTTTAGTTGGCAATATTGAAACTCCAACCATGCTCATGGTAGGTATGGAAGATTTGCGAACCCCGCCAAGCGAAGCCAAACAATTATACCATGCTCTAAAATTGCGAAAAATAGAAACGGTTTTAGTAGAAATCCCAGGTGCTGCCCATGGTATTGCCAGAAAACCTAGTAATTTAATTAGTAAGGTGGCGCATACTTTGGCTTGGATTAATAGGTATAATGATTGA
- a CDS encoding metal-dependent transcriptional regulator: MITLTEENYIKAIYHLGKYGKETVNTNAIAEALDTKASSVTDMVKKLADKEYLNYKKYQGAVLTEKGKRIAVNIVRKHRLWEVFLVEKLNFSWDEVHDVAEHLEHIKSEKLINELDAFLEYPTRDPHGDPIPDKHGNFKTIDKITLAQSEIGTTYQCIGVVDTSSNFLKYLDSNNIGLGTTIEVLHKEPFDKSVKIKLHNTEMVVSQNVAKNLYLKAL, from the coding sequence ATGATCACACTAACAGAAGAAAATTATATTAAAGCCATTTATCATCTTGGTAAATACGGCAAAGAAACGGTTAATACCAATGCCATTGCCGAGGCCTTAGATACCAAAGCATCTTCTGTTACCGATATGGTTAAAAAACTTGCCGACAAAGAGTATCTCAATTACAAAAAGTATCAAGGTGCGGTTTTAACTGAGAAAGGAAAGCGTATTGCGGTAAATATTGTTAGAAAACACCGACTTTGGGAGGTTTTTTTGGTAGAAAAACTCAATTTTTCTTGGGATGAGGTGCATGATGTTGCCGAGCATTTAGAGCATATAAAATCTGAAAAATTGATTAACGAGTTGGATGCCTTTTTAGAATATCCTACCCGCGATCCCCATGGCGACCCGATTCCAGATAAACACGGGAATTTTAAAACCATTGATAAAATTACCTTGGCGCAGTCTGAGATTGGCACCACGTACCAATGTATTGGTGTAGTCGATACCTCTTCAAATTTTTTGAAGTATTTAGACAGCAATAATATTGGATTGGGCACCACTATAGAGGTTCTTCATAAAGAACCTTTTGATAAATCGGTTAAAATAAAATTACACAACACCGAAATGGTGGTTTCTCAAAACGTAGCGAAAAATCTCTATTTGAAAGCGCTATAA